One genomic segment of Chitinibacter sp. FCG-7 includes these proteins:
- a CDS encoding DUF3987 domain-containing protein, translating to MKNDIDQCTLDLANPDNALPFEMQSPEPFELDAPATPWPANCLPQGLQAAVDCIADHVQSPQALAGMAVLSAVAHLSQRLVDVERVTGGAMPTSLFVLSLAGSGERKSECFRLATQPIIQAEIKARELHRDQLEQAKKAIASAKGKNAKTEAAQQNSVDPDPRTLFSDTTMEGIAKAFINDSQPALTLSTDEGGQFFGGHSMQSETRANSCGMLTKLFDGGGVERNRAGIDSGSGFRSGVRFGVFLSAQPIVVRDSLNDPFMRGQGLLPRFLLSAPESAIGTRFITDETRGRKVADNPAMQRYWATVSRMNQETVLLDDGGKLTPYCYLLPTCGEAYQLWESFYNQTEANNHSQLAVTAFLSRAGELVRRVAATLACYRAFDASSLSGVYSFYKTELGEINADDMRGAIALVEYSLAEWDRQLNRSGSTLSETEKDAYELLHWLQKGGDEWLAFTRQQLAQRGLSRLRKESPRRNAAIAELLKRRLLRDDGKRLILVELVATATSATFATSSKSDQVIEALEVAEVAEVAVAIHATENAKPEKAAEPLAALDDAEEF from the coding sequence ATGAAAAACGATATTGACCAATGCACGCTTGATTTAGCAAATCCTGATAATGCCTTGCCGTTCGAGATGCAGTCGCCCGAGCCATTTGAGCTAGACGCGCCCGCTACGCCATGGCCTGCTAATTGTTTGCCGCAAGGATTGCAGGCTGCTGTTGATTGTATTGCCGACCATGTGCAATCGCCTCAAGCATTGGCGGGAATGGCGGTTTTATCTGCCGTTGCTCACTTGTCGCAGCGTTTAGTGGATGTTGAGCGCGTAACAGGCGGCGCGATGCCGACCAGCCTGTTTGTATTGTCACTTGCTGGCAGTGGGGAGCGAAAAAGCGAGTGCTTCAGGCTTGCAACACAGCCAATCATACAGGCAGAAATCAAGGCGCGTGAGCTGCACCGCGACCAATTGGAGCAAGCAAAAAAAGCCATAGCAAGCGCAAAAGGAAAGAATGCCAAAACAGAGGCGGCGCAACAAAATTCCGTAGACCCAGACCCCCGCACTCTGTTTAGCGATACAACAATGGAAGGTATTGCCAAGGCATTTATTAACGATTCACAGCCAGCCCTGACGCTTTCTACTGATGAAGGTGGTCAATTCTTTGGTGGGCATTCTATGCAGTCAGAAACCCGCGCCAATTCGTGCGGAATGCTGACAAAGCTATTCGATGGGGGCGGCGTGGAGCGAAACCGAGCAGGCATTGATTCTGGTTCTGGTTTTCGTAGCGGGGTACGGTTTGGGGTGTTTTTGAGCGCCCAGCCCATCGTGGTGCGCGATTCTCTGAATGACCCGTTTATGCGTGGGCAAGGCTTGCTACCACGCTTCCTGCTTTCCGCGCCTGAATCGGCCATTGGTACGCGTTTCATAACTGATGAAACCCGAGGCCGCAAAGTGGCAGACAACCCAGCAATGCAACGCTATTGGGCAACAGTATCACGCATGAATCAAGAGACCGTATTGCTTGATGATGGCGGCAAGCTAACGCCCTATTGTTACCTTTTGCCGACTTGTGGCGAGGCATACCAATTGTGGGAGTCTTTCTACAACCAGACCGAGGCGAATAATCACAGCCAACTTGCCGTCACTGCCTTTCTTAGCCGTGCGGGTGAATTGGTGCGGCGTGTTGCTGCTACATTGGCCTGTTATCGTGCCTTTGATGCCAGCTCACTGAGTGGCGTTTACTCATTCTACAAGACCGAGCTGGGCGAGATAAATGCTGATGATATGCGCGGCGCGATTGCCTTGGTTGAATATTCACTGGCTGAATGGGATAGACAACTAAACAGATCAGGCTCAACTCTGAGCGAAACCGAGAAAGACGCATACGAGTTGTTGCATTGGTTGCAGAAGGGGGGTGATGAATGGCTGGCATTCACGAGGCAGCAACTTGCCCAGCGTGGTTTAAGCCGATTACGGAAAGAGTCACCCCGCCGAAACGCTGCAATTGCTGAGCTACTTAAACGGCGATTGCTGCGTGATGACGGTAAACGGTTAATCTTGGTTGAGCTGGTTGCTACTGCTACATCCGCTACTTTTGCTACATCCAGTAAGTCAGATCAAGTCATAGAAGCCTTAGAAGTAGCAGAAGTAGCAGAAGTAGCAGTAGCAATCCATGCTACCGAAAATGCAAAACCAGAAAAAGCAGCCGAGCCGCTGGCCGCACTGGATGACGCAGAGGAGTTTTAA